A single window of Culicoides brevitarsis isolate CSIRO-B50_1 chromosome 3, AGI_CSIRO_Cbre_v1, whole genome shotgun sequence DNA harbors:
- the LOC134834986 gene encoding protein mab-21 has protein sequence MMLVPPEMVQQNTKMVYQMNKYFSERVQIRKAQIHKTIMEVCRVVQDVLKEVEVQEPRFISSLNDYNGRFDGLEVISPTEFEIVIYLNQMGVLNFVDDGTLPGCAVLKLSDGRKRSMSLWVEFITASGYLSARKIRSRFQTLVAQACDKCAYRDSVKMIADTTEVKLRIRERIIVQITPAFKCAGLWPRSASHWPLPQIPWPHPNIVAEVKTEGFDMLSKECIALQGKNSAMEGDAWVLSFIEAENKLLQGGSRRRCLSLLKTLRDRHLDLPGNPVTSYVMKTLLLYECEKHPRELEWDECCIADRINGIFLQLISCLQCRRCPHYFLPNMDLFKGKSPGALENASKQVWRLTRIMLTNSRCLEEL, from the exons ATGATGCTCGTGCCGCCAGAAATGGTGCAACAAAATACCAAAATGGTCTATcaaatgaacaaatatttctCGGAGCGCGTTCAAATCCGCAAAGCCCAAATCCACAAAACGATAATGGAAGTTTGTCGCGTCGTGCAGGACGTCTTGAAGGAAGTCGAAGTGCAAGAACCGCGTTTCATCTCGTCCCTCAACGACTACAACGGGCGCTTCGATGGCTTGGAAGTCATTTCGCCGACGGAATTCGAAATCGTAATTTACTTGAATCAAATGGGAGTTCTCAATTTTGTCGATGACGGAACTTTGCCCGGATGTGCAGTGCTCAAACTCAGCGATGGTCGAAAACGCTCCATGTCTTTGTGGGTAGAATTCATCACGGCATCCGGATATTTGTCTGCTCGTAAAATTCGATCGCGATTCCAAACGCTCGTCGCGCAGGCTTGTGACAAATGCGCCTATCGAGATTCCGTGAAAATGATCGCCGACACGACAGAAGTCAAATTGCGGATACGAGAGAGGATTATTGTGCAAATAACGCCAGCTTTCAAATGTGCAGGATTGTGGCCCAGATCTGCATCGCATTGGCCCTTGCCACAAATTCCATGGCCTCATCCGAATATCGTGGCGGAGGTAAAGACTGAGGGCTTTGATATGCTGTCGAAGGAGTGTATCGCGCTGCAAGGCAAAAATAGTGCAATGGAAGGGGATGCATGGGTGCTGAGTTTCATTGAagctgaaaataaattgttgcaag GAGGTAGCCGAAGGCGATGCCTCAGTCTGCTCAAGACACTGCGTGACAGACATTTAGATCTTCCCGGCAATCCCGTGACGTCATATGTGATGAAAACCCTGTTACTCTACGAATGCGAAAAGCATCCGCGTGAACTCGAATGGGACGAATGCTGCATCGCCGACCGGATAAACGGCATTTTCCTCCAACTCATCTCGTGCTTGCAGTGTCGAAGGTGCCCGCATTACTTCCTACCCAACATGGATCTGTTCAAGGGAAAATCGCCCGGAGCTTTGGAAAATGCCTCGAAGCAAGTTTGGCGCCTCACACGAATTATGTTGACGAATTCGCGATGCCTCGAGGAACTCTAA